The Lacipirellula parvula genome window below encodes:
- a CDS encoding sensor histidine kinase, with protein sequence MKRPWHVWLAFALCGAVATAAFAWLTLHALRVDRERSVARAEALLEQNVSQALWQMDTKLAPLIAEEVTRPHEFYESFVNLPAANKDDWNLNSVASPILAKTPDNVLLNFNAYADGRWASPQAPPPEQTDLAASNGLPSTATEANRRKLETLAGAVNVGQLLQMLPDDPIPTPNSATVGTPQSASGEQVAANGPPVGNYYSANAPAVGEGDRQIQPAEQPQTVIRDEESNLFDEPDASLQQQVAQQSRGAADYRGRESRYQQAAVQELSKQQFGNYIMRNAPSQRDANGARAVEYVSRPVWVGDELLLARRVDRDGQTFVQGSWLDWPRLKRELLAETASLVPHADLVPVRGDDPIDATRMLAGLPVKLVVGDSATALANAPGDGPLQWALGVGWIALACALAAVGLLLWGVIALSERRAAFVSSVTHELRTPLTTFRMYAEMLARDMVPTPERRREYLETLRTEAERLTHLVENVLSYARLERGRKPQRSERTTPVALVDRFEPRLAERAAQAGMTLQCDVDEASADAPLLTDVGVIEQILFNLVDNAAKYAGRAADRRIVIATGRDGRWTTFSVRDFGPGFASTKQAMQAAPFSKSAEAAAETAPGVGLGLALCRRLATELGGRLDALAADNGPGALVTLRLPAE encoded by the coding sequence ATGAAACGTCCTTGGCACGTCTGGCTGGCCTTTGCATTGTGCGGCGCCGTCGCGACGGCGGCGTTCGCGTGGCTGACGCTCCATGCGTTGCGGGTTGATCGCGAGCGTTCGGTCGCGCGGGCCGAAGCTCTGCTTGAACAGAACGTCAGCCAGGCTCTCTGGCAGATGGACACGAAGCTGGCGCCACTGATTGCGGAGGAAGTGACGCGTCCGCATGAGTTCTACGAGTCGTTCGTCAATTTGCCGGCGGCGAACAAGGACGACTGGAATTTAAACTCCGTCGCTTCGCCAATCTTGGCGAAGACGCCTGACAACGTGCTGCTTAACTTCAATGCGTACGCCGACGGTCGCTGGGCGTCGCCACAAGCTCCTCCTCCTGAACAAACGGATCTCGCCGCGAGCAACGGCCTGCCGAGCACGGCCACGGAAGCGAATCGTCGCAAGCTCGAGACGCTCGCCGGCGCCGTCAACGTCGGGCAACTCTTGCAGATGCTGCCCGATGATCCAATTCCGACGCCCAATTCAGCAACCGTTGGCACGCCGCAGTCTGCGAGCGGCGAGCAAGTGGCCGCCAATGGCCCTCCGGTCGGCAATTATTACAGCGCGAATGCACCGGCCGTCGGCGAGGGCGACCGCCAGATACAACCCGCTGAGCAGCCGCAGACGGTGATCAGGGACGAAGAATCGAACCTGTTCGACGAACCTGATGCGTCCCTCCAGCAGCAAGTCGCCCAACAGTCGCGCGGCGCCGCCGATTATCGCGGCCGTGAAAGCCGGTATCAGCAAGCCGCCGTGCAAGAGCTCTCGAAGCAGCAGTTCGGCAACTACATCATGCGCAACGCTCCGAGCCAGCGCGACGCGAACGGAGCGCGCGCCGTCGAGTACGTTAGCCGCCCGGTGTGGGTAGGCGACGAATTGTTGCTGGCGCGCCGCGTTGATCGCGACGGCCAAACGTTCGTGCAAGGGAGCTGGCTCGATTGGCCGCGGCTGAAGCGCGAGTTGCTAGCCGAGACCGCGTCGCTCGTTCCCCACGCCGACTTGGTTCCCGTGCGCGGCGACGATCCGATCGACGCGACGCGGATGCTCGCCGGGTTGCCGGTGAAATTGGTTGTCGGCGATTCCGCGACGGCACTCGCCAACGCTCCGGGCGACGGACCGCTGCAGTGGGCGCTGGGCGTCGGCTGGATCGCGCTCGCATGCGCTCTCGCGGCGGTCGGCCTGCTGCTGTGGGGGGTGATCGCCTTGAGCGAACGTCGCGCCGCGTTCGTCTCCTCGGTAACGCATGAGCTGCGCACGCCGCTCACCACGTTTCGGATGTACGCGGAAATGCTCGCCCGCGACATGGTGCCAACGCCCGAGCGGCGCCGTGAGTATTTGGAAACGCTTCGGACCGAAGCTGAGCGGTTAACGCACCTCGTCGAAAATGTGCTGTCGTACGCACGGCTCGAACGAGGCCGCAAGCCGCAGCGGAGCGAGCGGACGACGCCCGTAGCACTCGTCGATCGCTTCGAACCCCGACTCGCCGAGCGGGCAGCGCAGGCGGGGATGACGTTGCAATGCGACGTCGACGAAGCCTCGGCCGACGCTCCGCTGCTCACCGACGTCGGCGTCATCGAGCAAATCTTATTCAACCTCGTCGACAACGCGGCGAAGTATGCGGGCCGCGCCGCTGATCGCCGGATCGTCATCGCAACAGGTCGCGACGGTCGTTGGACGACCTTCAGCGTGCGCGACTTTGGACCGGGGTTCGCGTCGACGAAGCAAGCGATGCAGGCGGCGCCGTTCAGCAAAAGCGCCGAAGCGGCGGCCGAGACGGCCCCAGGCGTCGGCCTCGGCCTTGCACTCTGCCGTCGATTGGCCACTGAGTTGGGAGGGCGGCTCGATGCATTGGCCGCCGACAACGGACCGGGGGCCTTAGTCACGCTGCGATTGCCGGCAGAGTGA
- a CDS encoding outer membrane beta-barrel protein, producing the protein MKVRTWRVGLAVLALGASPAFAETNSWSYDNNVSGVAFASDCCEPTCDDPCCSDDVACGSGCEAGGLFSGCALAGPIEGLSLADLVGIDPECSSIEIGGWTNIAYYNKNIPLSQNFDDLLSFDDIPDHANLAQQWFYIGKVADGSAGRDFGGRIDVLYGTDAQKSQAFGNPGAGIRNNGFYDASLDHGYYGWAIPQAYMEVANGDLSTKVGHFFTPLGFEVIPATGNFFHTHSYTMFNSEPFTHTGALSTYSGFEGLTLYGGWTAGWDTGFTNNNSGSNWIGGFATELSENVTFTYLNTYGNFGWIDGGSKNSYSHSMVLVADLTDNLQYVGQSDLLRTDNPGVSQIDTIGLNQYMFYTLTDTLKVGGRCEWWKKDGTSFNEVTGGVNIQALSNLVFRPEVRHDWSPGTDLDQTAVAIDAILTY; encoded by the coding sequence GTGAAAGTTAGGACATGGAGAGTCGGACTGGCTGTCCTGGCGCTCGGCGCGAGCCCGGCGTTCGCCGAGACCAACAGCTGGTCGTATGACAACAACGTGAGCGGCGTCGCTTTCGCCAGCGATTGCTGCGAACCGACCTGCGACGACCCCTGTTGCAGCGACGACGTCGCCTGCGGTTCGGGCTGCGAAGCTGGCGGCCTGTTCAGCGGCTGTGCGCTAGCCGGCCCGATTGAAGGGCTTTCGCTGGCGGACCTGGTGGGCATCGATCCTGAATGCTCGTCGATCGAGATCGGCGGCTGGACGAACATCGCCTACTACAACAAGAACATCCCGCTGTCGCAGAACTTCGACGACTTGCTGTCGTTCGACGACATCCCGGACCATGCGAACCTTGCCCAGCAATGGTTCTACATCGGCAAGGTCGCCGACGGCTCGGCCGGCCGCGACTTCGGCGGTCGCATCGACGTCCTTTATGGTACGGACGCGCAGAAGTCGCAAGCGTTCGGTAACCCCGGCGCCGGCATCCGCAACAACGGCTTCTACGACGCCTCGCTCGACCACGGCTATTACGGCTGGGCTATCCCCCAAGCCTACATGGAAGTGGCCAACGGCGACCTGTCGACGAAGGTTGGTCACTTCTTCACCCCGCTTGGGTTTGAAGTGATTCCGGCCACCGGCAACTTCTTCCACACGCACTCGTACACGATGTTCAACAGCGAGCCGTTTACCCACACCGGCGCCCTGTCGACCTACTCAGGCTTTGAAGGCCTGACGCTGTACGGCGGTTGGACGGCGGGCTGGGACACCGGCTTCACGAACAACAACTCGGGCAGCAACTGGATCGGCGGTTTCGCCACCGAGCTCAGCGAGAACGTGACCTTCACGTACCTCAACACGTACGGCAACTTCGGCTGGATCGACGGCGGTTCGAAGAACAGCTACTCGCACAGCATGGTGCTCGTCGCTGACCTGACCGACAACCTCCAGTACGTCGGCCAGAGCGACTTGCTCCGCACCGACAACCCTGGGGTGAGCCAGATCGACACGATCGGCCTCAACCAGTACATGTTCTACACGCTCACCGACACGTTGAAGGTCGGTGGTCGTTGCGAATGGTGGAAGAAGGACGGCACGTCGTTCAACGAAGTGACCGGCGGCGTGAACATCCAGGCGCTCTCGAACCTGGTCTTCCGCCCGGAAGTTCGTCACGACTGGTCGCCCGGCACCGACCTTGACCAAACCGCGGTCGCGATCGACGCCATCCTGACCTACTAG
- a CDS encoding response regulator transcription factor, with the protein MPQQTILTVEDDAAIRRGVVDALTYAGYTALEAGHGEEGCQMALRREFDLLLLDMVLPGKTGLEILREVRNVKPTLPVIILSARGEENDRVSGLRLGADDYVVKPFSVNELLARVDAVLRRSPSRPSDVEEVMFVGGRVDFARCEVQFSDGERVELSEREQQLLRYLARHAGRTVPRQELLENVWQIDARGVSTRTVDMHVARLREKLRDDSENPALLMTVRGRGYMLAQSLS; encoded by the coding sequence ATGCCACAGCAAACAATTCTCACTGTTGAAGACGACGCGGCGATTCGTCGCGGCGTCGTCGATGCGCTGACCTACGCCGGGTACACGGCGCTCGAGGCGGGACACGGCGAAGAAGGCTGCCAGATGGCGCTGCGGCGGGAGTTCGACCTGCTGCTGCTCGACATGGTGCTGCCAGGCAAAACCGGGCTCGAGATTTTGCGCGAAGTGCGAAATGTGAAGCCGACGCTGCCGGTGATCATCCTCAGTGCGCGGGGCGAGGAGAACGATCGCGTTAGCGGCTTGCGGCTCGGCGCCGACGATTACGTGGTGAAGCCCTTCAGCGTCAACGAGTTGCTGGCGCGGGTCGACGCCGTGCTGCGGCGTTCGCCGAGTCGGCCTAGCGACGTGGAAGAGGTGATGTTCGTCGGCGGGCGGGTCGATTTCGCACGCTGTGAGGTACAGTTTAGCGACGGCGAACGCGTCGAACTGTCGGAGCGCGAACAGCAACTGCTGCGGTACCTGGCGAGGCATGCGGGCCGAACGGTGCCGCGGCAAGAATTGCTTGAAAATGTTTGGCAGATCGACGCCCGCGGCGTCTCGACGCGCACCGTCGACATGCACGTCGCGCGCTTGCGAGAGAAACTGCGCGACGATTCGGAGAATCCGGCGCTGCTGATGACGGTGCGCGGTCGTGGGTACATGCTGGCTCAGAGTCTTTCATGA